A genomic segment from Blastococcus sp. PRF04-17 encodes:
- a CDS encoding LuxR family transcriptional regulator, with amino-acid sequence MTDHGGPIDLQALADQLIAEARTASAGRAARTLPHPVDGLRQTVIAVRRGAELGEHESPGAASLQVLRGRVRLLAADRTVDVCAAQITPIPDRRHSLAADEDSVVLLSVAVPFRAPEPD; translated from the coding sequence ATGACCGACCACGGCGGCCCCATCGACCTGCAGGCACTGGCCGATCAACTGATTGCCGAGGCGAGAACGGCCAGCGCCGGACGGGCGGCGCGGACCCTGCCGCACCCCGTCGACGGGCTGCGCCAGACCGTCATCGCGGTGCGGAGGGGCGCCGAGCTGGGCGAGCACGAGAGCCCGGGTGCGGCCAGCCTGCAGGTGCTCAGGGGTCGCGTCCGGCTGCTGGCCGCAGACCGGACCGTCGACGTCTGCGCTGCGCAGATCACCCCGATCCCCGATCGGCGGCACAGCCTGGCCGCCGACGAGGACAGCGTCGTCCTGCTCAGCGTCGCCGTTCCGTTCCGCGCCCCCGAACCGGATTGA
- a CDS encoding GntP family permease — MIGSITTGFGNTLASIGIVIGLGVAIGKILEVSGAADALARKFVKVLGRGREHWAMAGTGAVVSIPVFCDSGYVIMNPLARSIARRLRGRYVTLALALGCGMTVTHHLVPPTPGPLGVAGILGADLGGLILAGLVFALLLLPVVVVYAAWIGPKLESEISPQVREAVYSGAAASTAPGARAAGGSAGLGADDLDGGEPLKEEPPATDLGEAPPGAKPHRVGFGLAAVPLLVPLLLIVLNTVTTAIDRNAQGVLSPTDEYTPSGFAAIMSFLGNPVVALVIGIILAVYLLLPRWTPRKRVHSWLADAAASAGLIILITGAGGALGQVLRDTGVGDELAEAVSSLALPSVLVPFLIASLVRIAQGSGTVAMITAASVSAPLVDTLGLSPLLAALACCAGSMVFSYFNDSYFWVVTRFTGLEGTAALRGWSGITTAVWAASLPLLLIASLFL, encoded by the coding sequence ATCATCGGCTCGATCACGACCGGCTTCGGCAACACGCTCGCCTCGATCGGCATCGTCATCGGGCTCGGGGTCGCCATCGGCAAGATCCTCGAGGTCTCGGGTGCCGCTGACGCCCTCGCTCGGAAGTTCGTCAAGGTGCTCGGCCGCGGCCGGGAGCACTGGGCGATGGCGGGCACCGGTGCCGTCGTCTCGATCCCGGTGTTCTGCGACTCCGGCTACGTGATCATGAATCCGCTGGCGCGCTCGATCGCCCGGCGGCTGCGCGGGCGCTACGTCACCCTCGCTCTGGCACTCGGCTGCGGCATGACGGTCACCCACCACCTCGTACCGCCGACCCCCGGTCCGCTGGGCGTCGCCGGCATCCTCGGCGCCGACCTGGGTGGGCTCATCCTGGCCGGGCTGGTGTTCGCGCTCCTGCTGCTGCCCGTGGTCGTCGTCTACGCCGCCTGGATCGGTCCGAAGCTGGAGAGCGAGATCAGCCCGCAGGTCCGCGAGGCCGTGTACTCCGGCGCGGCTGCCTCCACGGCGCCCGGCGCCCGGGCTGCCGGTGGGAGTGCCGGGTTGGGAGCCGACGACCTCGACGGCGGGGAGCCGCTGAAGGAGGAGCCGCCCGCGACCGACCTCGGCGAGGCGCCCCCCGGCGCCAAGCCGCATCGTGTCGGGTTCGGACTGGCGGCCGTCCCGCTGCTGGTGCCGCTGCTGCTGATCGTGCTCAACACCGTCACCACGGCCATCGACCGGAACGCACAGGGCGTGCTCTCACCGACCGACGAGTACACCCCGTCGGGCTTCGCGGCGATCATGTCGTTCCTCGGCAACCCGGTCGTCGCGCTGGTCATCGGCATCATCCTGGCGGTCTACCTGCTGCTCCCGCGCTGGACGCCGCGCAAGCGCGTGCACTCCTGGCTGGCCGACGCCGCCGCCTCGGCGGGTCTGATCATCCTCATCACCGGTGCCGGTGGCGCCCTCGGTCAGGTGCTGCGGGACACCGGCGTGGGTGACGAGCTGGCCGAGGCGGTCTCCTCGCTCGCCCTCCCGAGCGTCCTGGTGCCCTTCCTCATCGCCTCGCTCGTGCGCATCGCTCAGGGCTCGGGCACGGTCGCGATGATCACGGCCGCCTCGGTCTCCGCTCCGCTGGTCGACACCCTCGGGCTCTCGCCGCTCCTCGCGGCTCTGGCCTGCTGCGCCGGGTCCATGGTCTTCAGCTACTTCAACGACTCGTACTTCTGGGTGGTCACGCGGTTCACGGGGCTGGAGGGCACGGCCGCGCTGCGGGGCTGGTCGGGGATCACCACCGCGGTGTGGGCGGCGTCGTTGCCGCTGCTGCTCATCGCCAGCCTCTTCCTCTGA